The Silene latifolia isolate original U9 population chromosome X, ASM4854445v1, whole genome shotgun sequence genome contains the following window.
AGACCATCCGATTTAGTCCGGATTCGAGTTGGATAGGATCACTAGGACGGTAAAGCTCTCACGAGTTTTAACACTGCGCGTCTGCGCATATCAAGGACTCGAACACGACACCTCTGGTTAAGTTGGAACAAGTGCCGAACAACCCCTTACAAGTTACAACCCCTTACCAGTTAATCTTACCCCAAACAGCTTTTATTAGATGCACATCACAAAATAACGCCTATatgattgtcaaaaaaaaaaaaaaaaaaaaaaaaaaaaaaaaaaaaaaaataacgccTATATTCATACAATTTGCAGTTTTCCTGCCCGGTTTGCATACAATACAAAGGAACACGAAATTAAACGCAATAATGCTGTTTATTTGATTAAGAACTCTCCGGTGTACTTTCCAAATTACTTTTACAATGATTCCTGGATGCACAGGAGTAGTTCGCTGTCATCAGTGCCTGAGATCTTAAATAAAAATGATATGTGCTGCCAATCAAATTGAAGCCTAGTTGAAGCTTCATTAGCTTCCACATTGTCAGCTATCTACAGAAATTACTCATCCCAAACACCCCTAAAGATGAGCTACATCTATCAGAAGCTTTTCCATTTGGCTCAGGTCCTTGCTGCTTATTTTCAGAACCCCAACTTCTACTTAAAGGCGGGCCAGGAGACCATTGGGGAGCGTCAAATCCTTGAACCAAATCGGCGAACATACCTTGAAGATCCTCCATGTTGCAAGCAACCTCCTGTAGGCAAAGATCATAAAAAAAACTATCATGCAAGATAAAAATACCAACAGTTGGAGAAGTAACAGGAATCAAACTTTTTGAAATTCATCTTACAGCTTCCTATCTAATAGACATGAGAACAAACTCTTAGGTAGTTGAAGTGCTGAGGATGAGGATTGTGTAAATGATCGAAAATGGAACTGTTTCCAAGACCACAAGGTCATAGGAAGGCTGCTTTCACGTCCAGTCCATTCTTCAAATCATTCTTGTTAACACAGTACCCTCAAAGTATGACAACACTATGAATTAATACATCTTATAAATATAAGTCGGTTTGAAGGCCTACTCTTAGAAATCCTTTGTTTTGGGACGGTGTACAACATGTTCAGGCCTGGTCCTAGACTTCTCGGGACCCTAGGCGAAATCGTGAATTGGAGCCCTTTAAAAAAATACAATGTATGATCAGTGGCGGAAGTAGGAATTTGAGGCATGGgggcaaaatttttttttttcccaaTAAATTATTTTggcttgaattttttttaaaaaatttcctCTAAATAATTTTATTTAGCGTAAAAAATATCAAAAACCTTAATAATGTCTCTTGTTATACACActataattttttaaataaataatgTTTTAGTTTGAATTTTTCTTTAAAACATACAAAGTTTCAAATAAATATACATACAATTAATATCTTGGTAAATAACTTAGAGGTTTGCAGCACATATAACGAAATAGAATAAAAATTATGGCTAAGAGTCTAAGACCCAAATCAACATATAAAAAAAACTACTCTTTTATAAGACCGTTCTATAGCATAGAACGGACTTAATAGGAAAAGATAGCCCAACAAAAGAAACAAGTTACTCCATAcaacaactctcctataggaccgtcctatagcataggactgACCCAAAAGGAGAGAAGTCCaattataaaatataattttatttatattttaattttattttaacaactCGACATTTAATGATAAAAACTAACACATTTAAATATACAAGttatcaatctaaaatttttggttatcaaaataaaatatttttatacaaATTTATCGAATAATCTATTTGGGCTTTTGATTAATGGGCTAGTCTTATGAGTAAAAGGGTCTTACACAACAATTTGTCTACTCCATATTAGCATACCAACACGACTAAAAAGAACAATTgaaacaagtttttttttttttttcatattaggCCCCTTCCAAGGTTGGGCCCTAGGCAAATGCCCCTCATGACACCCCCTAGGGCCGGGCCTGAACATGTTTGATATACGATTACATTCCAATTGGATTGATTATATTATTAAACCAAATTACCTAACATGCAGATAGATCGTTTTAAATAAGGTCATCATAACATAAATGGTTCAAATTTAAAGTTTCTCTTGCACGCCTGGAGTTGTACAATCTAGCCTTATTAACTGCAAACAAATAAGTCCTAATTTTTCTATCTTGTTCCAATTGTTGAGGTTTCCCCATGGAAGTATTTACGGATTGAAAGGAGACGGCTTCAAACGTGATATAACTCGGTCACTTAAAGTTACAATCTATTAGGATAATAGGTCCaatattaggcccattagggcGGCTACCGTCTAGGGTTTACAGTATCGTCATCTATTATATATATCGTCTATGTATTGTCATCAAATCACATCATTCAATAATACAGTTATCATTTATGAATTACTCCCTCCTCTATAATctcaacatggtatcagagcctctttcTTGGGGACTCTAGAAACCGTTTGGTCCGTTTCCGCATTCTTACCGGTGGGTGGCCGGAAAACTACACACCCACCGGTAGGATACTCAATCAAAAAacacaaatttaaaaaaaaaaaaaaaattgtcacaAAATGTGCTACGGCAGTGATAGGCTTTTCTTGTTTTGCTATTGCCTATCCTTATCCCACGAATTGTTACaagaaatccaaaaaaaaaaaaaaaaatctttctttttctttgaaatttgatTAATCGCCTTTTACTTCGTTTAAAGTGGTACTTTAATTATTTGTTTGGAGTTCGAAAAGCTTAACGTTCTCCAAATCTTgacattgacggataattttccgtTTATTGAAATTTGTCAGGTTCGATTAGGGTTCCTTTAGGGTTCCTGCAAATTAACTCATACTTTCGACAAGTCCGAAAAAAttaacgttcttgttcgaagAAATTTCTAGCGAGTCTTTATACTCGTTTATCTTACCACTTTTCGAAGACGAAGATGATTGATGAAGATCGAAAAAGATGAAGATTGAagatttcatttttttctttttatattttctttgtatttctccaatcgtaaagttcgtactaTTTACTGCatttacgattgcgggagggtattaggagATTGGGCATATACTAGGCCCGGCTACCATTAGGGTTTgccattagggttagggtttgccATTAAGTTGGGAGCTATTATAAATATCTCACCATATCGATGTAAAACGATATCAATTAATAATACAAATCTCTCTTATTATCGTCTCCCCCTCTAAGCCCAACAAGCCCAAGAATGCTCTtatctcccaaaaccaattggcaatgggagaaacacccctaggccttataagatagacaatctctctctttttctcACCGATGTGGGACTCACAATTGGATTTATACTCCAACACAATCTACAGAATTGAAACAGGTTGTGAAGTAAACTGTAACCCTTTGATACGATCAATCTTAAAAGGAAACAGAAGGCGCAATTGTAGAAATACAAACCTCTTGTTTAACTTGCGACATGAGTGAGCACATTTCTTGCATGAAATCACAGAAACCCTGCATCCATCAACAATTGTCTTCTCTCAGTACCTGACCCTTTCAATTCGATACTGGAAATCAAACGAAACATAATAAATAATCAAACCTCATTATCTTCCTCGGTGGGATCGTACATCCCTGCATCATACACCATCTTCTTGCTCGGATCCGACAACActgtcaaaaacaaaaacaaaaaaacattcAGATTTacctttttcttcaattatatTCATCGTGACGAAAATAGCATTGTTAATTACCAGAATATGCCTCCTGAATCTTCTGGAACTTTCGTTTGGCTTCCCCAAGCAAAGCTGGAGTATTTGCCCATTTGTCCGGATGCCATTGCTGCACCAAATTTAGGATTTTTCTAAATTAATCGAGTAATCACAAATCCTACCTCCGCCACAGCATAATGTATGATAACATACCATAGCGAGCTTGCGATAAGCGCGACGAATATCGCCTTGGGAAGAATGTGGCATAACATTAAGAAGATGGTAGTATGATTCAGAAGACGCCACGTTGTTGTTACCTTCCATTGTACCCGGCAATTGAAGGCAGGCAGAGTTAGTACTCGTATGAAAAACCCAGAGATAAAGAATGGGGTGGGGAGTGGGAATTTGGGATGGTGTAATGTATTTGTATGATGGGAAGCTCTGTGTTGTAAAAATATCTTGGCCAAGTGGAAGATTATTTGTTGGGAAGCTTCCCGAAGCACTCCGTAATCCGTATGTCTTACTCGTATTTAGTGGTTCTTTTATACACATGCCTATTTATTTGTGGTTTTCTATTTTTCGTAATCTAGATATTTTCTGCTACTTTAGATTCTTTTACGTCACTGCCCTTCTCGGTTCTGGGCCTCTGTGTGCGTGCAGTCTATCTTTTTTAAAGCCTGGCTGCTAAaggtcgtcgacaaattactaaatatcgtcgacaattttaatgaacttccaattttgcccctccctcacactcccccttatattttcctttttattcaatAACAACCTTtaaaattcgaaattttgaaaaaaaaaaaacccgactcaaatttcaacaaaaaaacgtATCGACCGCATAATTTCCGGAACGAATTCAAGCATTCAACAAGGTATGTGATTACTATTAAAATTTTTTTTGTAGTATTTTGTTAAGGTTgtaaatttgtgacggaattaggatagatgccaaaTTAGTGACGGAATTATGATAGGTGCTATGATTTCAATCGGATTTCGTCGTGTTTAGCGAAAATCAAACGCAATTATCGTATCAattaatccaaaaaaaaaaaaaaaaaaaaaggaattacgGAAATCTGGGCCTGGTCTGGGACGAAGGGTTCCCTCGTCTGCAATGGGCTGTGGACGTAGGGGTTCTTCGTCTGGGCCTGGTCTGGGACGAAGGATTCCCTCGTCACGAAATAAAGGCCGTGGACGAGGGGTTCTTTCCCGGCCCAATgttgacgttttttttttttttttttttttttttttttttttttgttttagaatttctcgatacttttttttttttttttttgaaaataaattttttttccgtcttgttttgttatcgttataaagtaataaattattaataataattctcGTCCGTGCCGAAGTCGTTGTAAATATATATTATTTCCGTCTCGTTTTGTCgacgtaaaatattaattaatttacttaaacttatatttataaattctttgttttattaatttaagtaatCAAGTTGTTGTAAAAATATTTTTGTTGCGTCTCGTTTTGTTTACGTAATAAACCCCATTCcgggttattttgttttttttttaaatttttaatttacttaaacttatatttataaattctttgttttattttttgaatAGATGGCCGGTGGAGGAAATGACCGTCAAGTTCGAGCTCGAAAGGGGCTCCAGTTTGAGTCTGAGGTTGGAGATGGTAGTACCGATTCGTGGACTGATGAGCGGTTGGAGGAGGAGCTGGTTCGGTCAGGTGATGTGATAGGTGAGGAGGGGTCGGGTTATGAGCGAGTGCGTAGGGTGCCACGTAGACGGAATGAGGAGGGGCGTTTCCAGCGGAGGTCGGATGGTAGTTCTAGTAGTGTGGTGGCTCCGAAGAAGAAGTCGGATAAGGATGTCTCTTGGTTGATCGATCATCGTGTTCCTGGTGGTCCTGACTTTCCCCACGTGATTCCTAGCTTTGGGGGCCACATTGCCAACACCTTATGGTCGACTCCTAATGAGGTCGGTCGACCGGTTTTTGAGTTACCACCGGTTTGGTAAGacgaggttgttgagttgttggcaACTCCCTCCGACCGTTAAGACTATTTATGACGTATTGGTCTttctcacctattagattccatggccgagaattataacatgccccttatttctgcttttgttgagagatggcaacccgacaccaacagttttcacatgccttttggggagatgTCCATACTCCTTCACGATGTTGCGCAGATCTTAGGCGTTCGGGTTGATGGTAACTGTTGTAAGGTGGAGAATAATGACGGGACGTTGGCGGATCCCCTTATGTATGTTTGTGGCTTTTTTGGGATTTCATCAGAGCAGTTGAGGTTGCCGTTAAACTCTAAGAAGAAGGTCCCTATTTACAAGAGTGGGGGTATATTGGTAGATGCAGTTTGTGAAACGGCGAGAGCTAATTGTGATGTTGTTTTTGCTCAGGGGTTTTTGGCTGTGGTGTTGGGGTCGACACTTTTTGTCGACAAATCAGGTGATAGGTTACGTCCTCAGTTGTTTCCTTTAGTGTATGATGCTGATGGTGTACACGACTACGCTTGGGGAGCCGGTGTACTTGCCTTCATGTACCGACAGTTGGGGTGGCTTCACGTGCTTGTGTGAAGACTATTGGTGGTTGCTTGACTTTGTTGCAATCGTGGATCTATGAGTATTTTCCTATGTTCAGACCCGGTCCACCTTCGGCAATTGACCCTACTCAGCCTCGGTCGTGTTCTTGGAGATCCGTTGGTCCCTTCGCTCAAAATGCggagaaattgttggagtatcgGAGGTTGTTAGATGGGCTTACTTGTGCTTCCATTAGGTGGGATCCGTACGGGCCGCGTCAGGAGGAGTATCATCCTCGTACTTTGTATACTGGTTGTATTCGTTTCATGGACATAGCGGAGCCGTACCAGCCTGATCGGTGTTTACGACAGTTTGGGTATGTGCAGATCATACCCAATCCCATTATGAGATTGACAGCGCATCGTCCGGCCGGGGGATAGGGTGCGAGGTTAGGGGTGGGGTTGGAGACCGATCATCTTTGGGATTGCTGGGAGGATCACGTGGTTCAGCTTTCTCGTAAATCGAGACCAGTTAGTTTCCCGGGTGAGACGGAGCCAGATTATGTGACTTGGTATAATGGGAATTCTCACCCGTTGATCATTGATCCCGACCACCGTGATGCCCCCGCGCCACATGATGATTTTGATATTCCTGCTGAGGTAATAATATTACTTACAGTTCTTGTAATTATTGTTTAACTTTCTTACTGTTCCTCGataatgtttataatgttttagttGTTCTTGTCAATTTGCAGACTGCACGTGCTTTAATGTTTCAGTTTTACGAGGCCAAAAAAATTAAGGATGACAAGAAACAGCTTGCCTTCCTCCGCAAGATGATGAAGAACGTCGACCCATTGATTGAGAGGGCTGGGGATATCATACGTCGGCCGGACCTcgtcaaacacccggtgatgttgTTCGGCGTAGATCGGATGGTGTGTACATCGATAGCGATGAAGAGGATGATAAGTAGTCGGGAGACtagtttgtgtttgttttcatttATGTTGTACGGTTTTGAAGACATTTTTTATGTTGGATGATTATGTTAGTTGACTATTTGAACGttgtttatttcaaaaaaaacatGACGGTTTTAAATTTGAAATTTCTTAAATTTCTTGAATACATAGCAACCGATGCAAATTCATACATTTCGGAAATAGTAACTACTTCATGACAATGGccaacataatgaaaacaaacaaatacaagatacacttgaaataaaacttcatcatccttgtcatttccgaaatctccttttttatacctatcacttgctctttcatgacatttccacttgatgcatcatcaccttcatcttgacatgctatattcaacttttttgttattgttaaatGATCTTCAGTCAACCACGACACAAAATGATCGCAAGGTACGCACTTAAAAAAAGCTTTCTTCGGATTAGTAGCTGACCCGGAAATCTTGATGATAGCGTTTCTTTGACAACGATTGCAAATTTGATTCTTAAAATCAAGGCCTTCAATTGGTCGGGTTCCCCACATTGAGGATGATGTTGACATaagtaaagatttgaagaagaaaatggaagatgatgaagatgattggaaaatagaaaaggttgaagatgagtgcaaaattacaacattatgtagatgtttatatagggaaaaatgtgaccgttataattcaaattttaccgttataattcaaaaatagccgttataattcaaatgttaccgttataattcaaatgttaccgttataattcaaaataaccgttacaattcaaaaacagccgttataattcaaatgtgaccgttataattcaaattttaccgttataattcaaattttaccgttataattcaaaatagccgttataattcaaaataaccgttgtaattcaaaaataaccgttacaattaataggttataaataggccattctatgtcaatttcaatcacaacatcTAAATCATCTTCACTCACTACAATACTAATTATTCACTCACAACATCCAATcctaaaatggttctcacaaatgctcaaaaaatcagagtttatcaaataagaatcgatttaattgttcaaaatttaccaattCTAATTGAGCGTCTTGAATCAGTGGTTCCCAGTGACACTGTATGGCACATGCTTGAAGAACCTCCAATTGGGACCCTCTGTATAATTTTACAAGAAAACCCGGATCATGTTCTAACTCAGTGAGTTAGAGATGAGGTTGTTTACGATGAAGTACTAAacgagaagatgtgggagtttcgtAGGTTGAAAAGTGATATCTTTACATATTTTGAGCGCATTCTCACCGTGATCGATTACCCAAGACTATCGGACTTATGTGCTGGG
Protein-coding sequences here:
- the LOC141623367 gene encoding uncharacterized protein LOC141623367; translation: MEGNNNVASSESYYHLLNVMPHSSQGDIRRAYRKLAMQWHPDKWANTPALLGEAKRKFQKIQEAYSVLSDPSKKMVYDAGMYDPTEEDNEGFCDFMQEMCSLMSQVKQEEVACNMEDLQGMFADLVQGFDAPQWSPGPPLSRSWGSENKQQGPEPNGKASDRCSSSLGVFGMSNFCR